In Marinomonas posidonica IVIA-Po-181, a single window of DNA contains:
- the trmD gene encoding tRNA (guanosine(37)-N1)-methyltransferase TrmD gives MKVSVISLFPEMFQAITQYGVTGRAIKSGLVEVDYINPRDFTQDKHKTVDDRPYGGGPGMLMKVQPLKDAIECAKQKVPNAKVIFLSPQGRTLTQEGVQQLAKQAEFILVAGRYEGVDERLIQSEIDEEWSIGDFVLSGGELPAMVLMDSVFRMVPGVLGKQASAEEDSFADGLLDCPHYTRPEVLNGEPVPPVLLSGNHEEIRRWRLKQKLGRTWQRRPDLLQNLELDKEQQKLLEEFIRETEDSTSAE, from the coding sequence GTGAAGGTAAGCGTTATATCGCTCTTTCCGGAAATGTTTCAAGCCATTACCCAGTACGGTGTAACGGGCAGAGCCATTAAATCTGGGTTGGTTGAGGTGGATTACATTAATCCCCGCGATTTTACTCAGGATAAACATAAGACTGTGGATGACCGACCTTATGGTGGTGGTCCTGGGATGTTGATGAAAGTTCAACCTCTCAAAGATGCGATTGAGTGCGCTAAGCAAAAAGTGCCCAACGCAAAAGTTATTTTTTTATCCCCTCAAGGGCGTACACTGACGCAAGAAGGTGTGCAACAGCTTGCTAAACAAGCAGAATTTATTCTGGTAGCAGGTCGTTATGAAGGCGTCGATGAGCGTTTGATTCAATCTGAGATTGATGAAGAATGGTCGATCGGTGATTTTGTCCTAAGTGGTGGTGAGTTGCCGGCTATGGTGCTTATGGATTCTGTCTTTCGGATGGTGCCAGGAGTATTAGGAAAGCAGGCTTCAGCAGAAGAAGATTCGTTTGCTGATGGCTTGTTGGATTGTCCGCATTATACTCGCCCTGAAGTGCTTAACGGTGAGCCTGTGCCACCGGTACTACTTAGCGGCAACCATGAGGAGATAAGGCGCTGGCGATTAAAGCAGAAGCTCGGAAGAACTTGGCAACGCCGGCCAGACCTTTTGCAGAACCTTGAGTTGGACAAGGAACAGCAGAAGTTGTTAGAAGAGTTTATTCGCGAAACTGAAGATTCAACCTCGGCAGAGTAG
- the rplS gene encoding 50S ribosomal protein L19, producing the protein MSNKTKLIQQLEAEQMTKEIPAFGPGDTVVVQVKVKEGSRERLQAYEGVVISKRNRGLNSAFTVRKISSGVGVERAFQTYSPLVESVEVKRRGDVRQAKIYYLRERSGKSARIKEKLAKR; encoded by the coding sequence ATGAGTAATAAAACTAAACTGATTCAGCAATTAGAAGCTGAACAGATGACAAAAGAAATCCCAGCATTTGGTCCTGGTGATACTGTTGTCGTTCAAGTTAAAGTTAAAGAAGGTTCACGCGAGCGTCTACAGGCCTATGAAGGTGTTGTAATCTCTAAGCGTAACCGTGGTCTAAACTCAGCATTTACTGTTCGTAAAATTTCGAGCGGTGTTGGTGTTGAGCGTGCTTTCCAAACTTACAGCCCATTGGTTGAGAGTGTTGAAGTGAAACGCCGCGGTGACGTGCGTCAAGCTAAGATCTACTACCTACGCGAGCGTTCTGGTAAATCTGCACGTATTAAAGAGAAGTTGGCTAAACGCTAA
- a CDS encoding thioredoxin fold domain-containing protein, whose amino-acid sequence MKHIFSFLVRTLCTFGLMLPFTSSFADQDQVRQSLQTALPQYTIGSIEWHEQAGMYKAEVKGGPTLYVTKNAQYFVVGDLYRVAADGLVNETEQAKLAKLESLPESDMVVFKADNEKTHITVFTDVDCGYCRMLHNDVPILNEMGITVRYLAYPRAGIGSLAYRKMVSIWCSDDPKKWITEAKMGAEVPENKCVNPVAEQYQLGVSLGVRGTPSIISKEGVFMPGYLPPQELASKLGL is encoded by the coding sequence ATGAAACACATCTTTTCTTTCTTGGTCCGTACACTTTGTACGTTTGGACTAATGCTTCCTTTTACTTCATCTTTTGCCGACCAAGATCAAGTTCGTCAATCACTACAGACAGCGTTACCTCAATATACTATTGGCTCGATAGAGTGGCATGAACAAGCTGGAATGTATAAGGCGGAAGTAAAGGGTGGGCCAACGCTTTATGTCACTAAAAATGCTCAATATTTCGTTGTAGGTGATTTATATCGAGTGGCGGCTGATGGTTTAGTGAATGAGACTGAACAGGCCAAACTTGCTAAGTTGGAATCCTTGCCTGAGTCTGACATGGTGGTGTTTAAGGCAGATAATGAAAAAACTCATATTACTGTCTTTACGGATGTCGACTGTGGTTATTGCCGGATGCTGCATAACGATGTACCAATTTTAAATGAGATGGGAATTACGGTGCGTTATTTAGCCTACCCAAGAGCCGGTATTGGTTCTTTAGCTTATCGTAAAATGGTTAGTATCTGGTGTTCTGATGATCCTAAAAAGTGGATAACTGAAGCTAAAATGGGGGCAGAGGTGCCAGAGAATAAGTGTGTTAATCCGGTGGCTGAGCAATATCAACTTGGAGTGTCTTTGGGTGTACGAGGTACGCCGAGCATTATTTCGAAAGAAGGGGTGTTTATGCCAGGCTATCTGCCTCCGCAAGAGTTGGCCAGTAAGCTAGGGTTATAG
- a CDS encoding UPF0149 family protein — translation MSTEMLKDALDFDLIADVFVSESITASPAELHGQLCGYLASGVTLPLEDWLTMVVEFCDIDSWKEEASRVAIVDLYNATLTLFQNGEYALVPSIADDDAELCERGVTLSQWAHGFLAGYGLSGQKKDLSEETKQILRDFANISGMQSEMRSLEDDNDNEADLTELVEYVRLSAMMMYSEHHDINPDADHSKQNALH, via the coding sequence ATGTCTACAGAAATGTTAAAAGACGCATTGGACTTTGATCTGATTGCGGATGTGTTTGTGTCGGAGTCCATTACAGCGTCACCAGCGGAGTTGCATGGTCAACTATGCGGTTATTTAGCCTCTGGGGTGACCTTGCCATTAGAAGATTGGCTCACCATGGTGGTAGAGTTTTGTGATATTGATAGCTGGAAAGAAGAAGCCAGTCGAGTGGCCATTGTTGATTTGTACAATGCGACTTTAACCTTATTTCAAAACGGTGAGTATGCTCTTGTTCCTAGCATTGCCGATGATGATGCCGAGTTATGTGAGCGTGGTGTGACCTTATCCCAATGGGCTCATGGTTTCTTGGCAGGTTATGGTTTATCAGGTCAGAAAAAAGACTTGTCAGAGGAAACCAAACAGATATTACGAGACTTCGCTAACATCTCGGGAATGCAGTCTGAAATGCGCAGCCTTGAAGATGACAATGATAATGAAGCGGATTTGACCGAACTGGTTGAGTATGTTCGTTTGTCGGCCATGATGATGTACTCTGAACATCATGATATTAATCCGGATGCAGATCATTCGAAGCAAAACGCACTTCACTAA
- the rimM gene encoding ribosome maturation factor RimM (Essential for efficient processing of 16S rRNA), whose amino-acid sequence MSKLKQAAAPEQALVVGRITSVYGVKGWVKLYSHTEPMQGIFDYKHWWLKTPSGWKTVELSQGRLQGRGLVASVNGYNDRDQVKDICGLDIYIDAQDLPELDDGDYYWSQLEDLRVITKEGVLLGKVSQLMETGANDVVVVRACEGSFDREERLIPYVPETYVLNIDLEQKEMVVDWDPEF is encoded by the coding sequence ATGTCTAAATTAAAGCAAGCGGCCGCTCCTGAGCAAGCCCTTGTGGTTGGACGCATTACATCTGTTTATGGTGTTAAAGGGTGGGTGAAGTTGTATTCACACACCGAGCCAATGCAGGGAATCTTTGATTACAAGCATTGGTGGTTGAAAACCCCAAGTGGGTGGAAAACCGTAGAGTTAAGCCAAGGTCGCTTGCAAGGGCGAGGTTTGGTGGCATCGGTGAATGGCTATAACGACAGAGATCAAGTTAAAGATATTTGTGGTTTGGATATTTACATTGATGCGCAGGATCTTCCTGAGCTAGATGACGGTGATTATTACTGGAGTCAGCTAGAGGATCTGAGGGTAATTACCAAAGAGGGTGTCCTCTTAGGGAAGGTTTCTCAACTTATGGAAACCGGTGCGAATGATGTTGTGGTTGTCCGTGCGTGTGAAGGCAGTTTTGATCGTGAAGAACGCCTGATTCCTTACGTGCCAGAGACTTATGTTCTAAACATTGATTTGGAACAGAAGGAAATGGTCGTCGATTGGGATCCGGAATTTTAA
- a CDS encoding GGDEF domain-containing protein has product MPEKDPTVLERPTGLKAKLNSITRFYVGDVSVLSSDDVRRVLIINLFASVGILFTCPLGIASFFQGKLLLGSVLIGVTFLYSANHIYLRRTHRHVVSGNFVIYPLYALMLYLIYTGGVNGTGHVWLYCVPAVALFLHGLKKGLIELAIFTLLLSILMFYTDNHFSEFGYHPSLKSRILFSFAVVVFLSGIYEFSMSRFNDELKTTSAKLKLVAYTDMLTNLLNRRGIYQKLEQRQQAHLLLADVDFFKRVNDEYGHDAGDYALEKIAQIMRAGLPKGALSSRWGGEEFLLAVFDCSHHEAYEIAESVRNLVADYEFNYLDQSFHVTLSFGIASMNDTVSLREAITLADSHLYNAKRAGRNQTRRD; this is encoded by the coding sequence ATGCCAGAGAAAGATCCAACCGTTTTAGAGCGACCAACAGGTTTAAAGGCAAAACTTAATAGTATTACTCGCTTTTATGTAGGCGATGTGTCGGTGTTGTCATCGGATGATGTTCGTCGGGTGTTGATCATTAATCTGTTTGCTAGTGTTGGCATACTCTTTACTTGTCCCTTGGGCATCGCTTCGTTTTTTCAAGGTAAGTTACTGTTAGGTTCAGTATTGATAGGTGTTACCTTTTTGTATTCTGCGAACCATATTTATCTTAGGCGTACCCACCGTCACGTTGTGTCTGGTAACTTTGTTATTTATCCCCTATACGCCCTAATGCTCTACCTGATTTACACCGGAGGCGTGAATGGCACTGGGCATGTGTGGCTATATTGTGTACCGGCCGTTGCGTTGTTTTTGCATGGCTTAAAGAAGGGACTGATTGAACTGGCAATCTTTACCTTGCTGTTAAGTATTCTGATGTTTTATACCGATAATCACTTTTCCGAGTTTGGTTATCACCCCTCATTAAAATCACGAATCCTATTTTCCTTTGCTGTTGTGGTGTTTTTATCTGGTATTTATGAATTCTCTATGTCTCGCTTTAATGATGAATTAAAGACCACTTCGGCGAAGTTAAAGTTGGTTGCCTATACTGACATGTTGACGAATTTATTGAACCGTCGTGGTATTTATCAAAAGTTAGAGCAGCGGCAGCAGGCGCATTTATTGTTGGCGGATGTGGACTTTTTTAAGCGTGTGAACGATGAGTATGGTCATGATGCAGGGGATTATGCGCTGGAAAAAATTGCCCAAATAATGCGGGCTGGATTGCCTAAAGGCGCTTTATCGTCACGTTGGGGTGGTGAGGAGTTCCTTCTTGCCGTATTTGATTGCTCTCATCATGAAGCGTATGAAATCGCTGAGTCCGTCCGTAATCTAGTGGCAGACTATGAATTCAATTATCTAGATCAAAGTTTCCACGTTACTTTGAGCTTTGGTATCGCGAGCATGAATGATACGGTATCTTTGCGTGAAGCGATCACCTTAGCCGACAGTCATTTATACAATGCCAAGCGTGCTGGTCGAAACCAAACTCGTAGAGACTAA
- the recJ gene encoding single-stranded-DNA-specific exonuclease RecJ encodes MRIERRLVPSAPCQFPTSMPASLQRIFMAREVFSSEQIDYRLPHLLRPNALFDLPKAASILADAIVAGDKILIVGDFDADGATSTSLGILALEAMGAISPTYLVPNRFEFGYGLTPEIVAVAQQHSPDVLVTVDNGIASIDGVLTAKSHGMKVVVTDHHLPGDQLPNADAIVNPNHPSCQFLSKNLAGVGVIFYVMSALRAELNQRNWFVEQHIPEPKMADFLDLVALGTVADVVPLDNNNRILVQQGIKRIQAGLARPGILALLEVGRRDYRQLKASDLGFVVGPRLNAAGRLDDMSVGIECLLATQSHQAQQYAQQLDQFNRERKAIESDMKEQAELLLESLLDDEQSMPHGMCFYDADWHQGVIGILASRMKEKCHRPVIAFARVGEDELKGSARSIPGVHIRDALDLLAKRYPQLLSKFGGHAMAAGMSIKESHYDAFRLAFDAIIAEWVTADQLEARVMTDGELAAEDFSLSFAELVRQSGPWGQAFPEPCFDGVFDVLQQRIVGEKHLKLMVREPNSGLLLDAISFFVDLDKWPNEKATQVRLVYKLDINEFRGQRNLQLLVDYLEAL; translated from the coding sequence ATGCGTATCGAGCGTCGTCTAGTGCCGTCGGCACCTTGCCAATTTCCTACCAGTATGCCAGCCAGTTTACAGCGTATTTTTATGGCGAGAGAGGTCTTTAGTTCGGAGCAAATTGACTATCGCTTGCCTCATTTATTAAGACCAAATGCCTTGTTTGATTTGCCCAAAGCCGCCTCTATTTTAGCCGATGCTATTGTGGCAGGTGACAAAATTCTGATTGTCGGTGACTTTGATGCCGACGGTGCCACCAGTACCAGTTTGGGTATTTTGGCGTTGGAAGCCATGGGCGCGATTTCACCAACTTATTTGGTTCCAAATCGGTTTGAGTTTGGTTATGGACTAACGCCAGAAATTGTTGCTGTTGCGCAGCAACATTCTCCTGATGTACTGGTTACGGTTGATAATGGCATAGCCAGTATCGACGGTGTTTTAACGGCAAAATCTCATGGCATGAAAGTGGTGGTAACCGATCACCATTTGCCAGGTGATCAACTGCCAAACGCTGATGCAATCGTGAACCCGAATCACCCTAGTTGTCAGTTTTTAAGTAAAAATCTAGCTGGGGTCGGGGTGATTTTTTATGTTATGTCGGCATTGCGAGCAGAATTGAATCAACGAAATTGGTTTGTTGAGCAACATATTCCAGAACCTAAAATGGCCGATTTTTTAGATTTGGTGGCACTTGGCACGGTGGCGGATGTGGTGCCGTTGGATAACAATAATCGCATCTTAGTTCAGCAAGGCATTAAGCGAATTCAAGCCGGTTTAGCCCGTCCTGGTATTTTGGCTTTGTTGGAAGTTGGCCGTCGTGACTACCGCCAGCTAAAAGCATCTGATCTTGGTTTTGTGGTTGGGCCAAGGTTGAATGCGGCTGGTCGATTGGATGATATGTCGGTGGGCATTGAGTGCTTGTTGGCTACTCAATCTCATCAAGCACAACAGTATGCTCAGCAATTAGATCAATTTAATCGTGAGCGAAAAGCCATTGAGTCTGATATGAAAGAGCAGGCCGAGCTGTTGCTTGAATCATTATTAGACGACGAACAAAGCATGCCCCATGGCATGTGTTTCTACGATGCGGATTGGCATCAAGGCGTGATTGGTATTTTGGCGTCGCGCATGAAAGAGAAGTGTCACCGTCCCGTAATTGCTTTTGCCCGTGTCGGTGAGGATGAATTAAAGGGCTCGGCTCGTTCGATTCCAGGCGTCCATATCCGAGATGCCCTTGATCTTTTGGCGAAGCGTTATCCTCAGTTATTGAGCAAATTTGGTGGCCATGCGATGGCAGCAGGCATGTCTATTAAAGAGTCTCACTATGATGCTTTTCGACTGGCATTTGATGCCATCATTGCAGAATGGGTTACGGCTGATCAATTAGAGGCGCGGGTCATGACAGATGGTGAATTGGCCGCTGAGGATTTTAGTCTAAGTTTTGCTGAGTTAGTGAGACAGTCTGGTCCTTGGGGGCAAGCGTTTCCTGAGCCTTGTTTTGATGGGGTGTTTGATGTTTTACAACAGCGTATTGTCGGTGAAAAACATTTAAAACTCATGGTGCGAGAGCCAAACAGTGGCTTGCTTTTGGATGCGATTAGCTTCTTTGTCGATCTGGATAAATGGCCGAATGAAAAAGCCACTCAAGTGCGATTGGTATACAAGCTGGATATCAATGAGTTCCGTGGTCAGCGTAACTTGCAATTGCTAGTAGATTATCTTGAAGCGCTTTAG
- a CDS encoding 16S rRNA (uracil(1498)-N(3))-methyltransferase yields MNLILIEPSLSLSEGRYALTERQQSHINHVIKATSGDILRVGLLGGNLGEGVFQTASADLPAHIHSLQLTQTPPKALPIVLVMALPRPNMLKRTLHNITAMGVKELYLIHSAKVEKSYWQSPVLQPESIHQTLLEGLEQAKDTIIPNYTMVPRFRPFVEDQLPDILRGKLGLLAHPYQAKACPIDLQEPCVLALGPEGGWNEFEVTKWLEAGMSSVHLGDRILKVETVVPVLLSRLYPA; encoded by the coding sequence ATGAATCTGATTTTAATAGAGCCTTCCTTAAGCTTGTCTGAAGGGCGTTATGCATTGACGGAACGTCAGCAATCACATATTAATCATGTGATTAAAGCAACATCGGGCGATATATTGCGAGTGGGTCTATTGGGCGGAAATTTGGGTGAAGGTGTGTTTCAAACCGCAAGTGCGGATCTCCCTGCCCATATTCATTCCTTGCAACTAACCCAAACGCCCCCTAAAGCGTTACCTATAGTATTGGTGATGGCGCTGCCTCGACCTAATATGCTGAAGCGTACTTTGCACAATATTACAGCCATGGGGGTTAAAGAACTGTATTTGATTCACTCTGCTAAAGTGGAAAAAAGTTATTGGCAAAGTCCTGTATTACAGCCAGAGTCGATTCATCAGACGTTACTAGAAGGGTTAGAGCAGGCGAAAGATACTATTATACCAAATTACACTATGGTGCCAAGATTTCGACCTTTTGTAGAAGATCAATTACCGGATATTTTGCGAGGAAAATTGGGCTTGTTGGCTCATCCTTATCAAGCCAAAGCATGCCCAATTGATTTGCAGGAGCCCTGTGTATTGGCTTTGGGGCCAGAAGGGGGGTGGAATGAATTTGAAGTCACCAAGTGGTTAGAAGCGGGGATGTCGAGTGTGCATTTGGGAGACCGAATTTTGAAAGTAGAAACCGTCGTGCCCGTTCTCTTGTCTCGCTTATATCCTGCTTAA
- a CDS encoding homoserine dehydrogenase: protein MEPVKVGICGLGTVGSGSFNILLKNAEEITRRVGRSIVIEQVGARRDNDTCDTAGINVTRDIFDVVNNPEIDIVLELIGGTGVAKELVMTALENGKHVVTANKALIAEHGNDIFAKAQEKGVIVAFEAAVAGGIPIIKAVREGLSANRIDWLAGIINGTGNFILTEMSEKQRNFDDVLAEAQALGYAEADPTFDVEGIDAAHKLTILASIAFGIPLQFEKTYTEGISRITAEDVAFADELGYAVKHLGIARRTKQGIELRVHPTLIAHKHLLANVNGVMNAIMVQGDAVGPTLTYGAGAGALPTGSSVVADVIDVARTLTADPTNRVPHLAFQADALSDVEVLPVEEIECGFFLNMTIQDRAGVLANITQILSNNGISIESLIQREREGSDLVPLVVMTHDVKERNMNAAIAAIEALPDVAGVVQRIRVENLA, encoded by the coding sequence TTGGAACCGGTAAAAGTCGGAATTTGTGGGCTGGGGACAGTAGGATCCGGTAGTTTTAATATTCTTCTGAAAAATGCAGAAGAAATCACACGACGCGTTGGACGTAGCATTGTTATTGAGCAAGTGGGTGCTCGTCGTGACAATGATACATGTGATACCGCAGGTATTAACGTGACCCGTGATATTTTCGACGTGGTTAACAATCCAGAGATTGATATTGTTCTTGAATTGATTGGTGGCACTGGTGTGGCAAAAGAGTTGGTCATGACGGCTCTTGAGAATGGCAAGCATGTGGTAACGGCCAACAAAGCCTTGATTGCAGAACACGGCAATGACATTTTTGCTAAAGCGCAGGAAAAAGGTGTCATTGTTGCTTTTGAAGCGGCTGTTGCAGGTGGTATTCCAATCATCAAAGCCGTGCGTGAAGGCCTTTCTGCAAATCGCATTGATTGGTTGGCTGGCATCATCAATGGGACTGGTAATTTCATTTTGACTGAAATGAGCGAGAAACAGCGCAACTTTGATGATGTTCTTGCGGAAGCTCAGGCGTTAGGTTACGCCGAAGCCGATCCTACTTTTGATGTAGAAGGCATCGATGCAGCCCATAAACTGACCATTTTGGCGTCCATTGCCTTTGGTATTCCATTGCAGTTTGAAAAGACTTATACCGAAGGTATTAGCCGAATCACTGCTGAAGATGTCGCTTTTGCGGATGAACTTGGGTATGCGGTTAAACATTTGGGCATTGCTCGCCGTACTAAACAGGGTATAGAGCTTCGAGTTCACCCAACCTTAATTGCTCATAAACACTTGTTGGCTAATGTGAATGGGGTGATGAATGCGATTATGGTGCAAGGCGATGCTGTTGGTCCGACATTGACATATGGAGCGGGTGCGGGAGCATTACCAACAGGGTCTTCCGTGGTGGCGGATGTCATTGATGTGGCGCGTACTCTGACGGCAGATCCTACCAATCGTGTACCGCATTTGGCGTTTCAGGCAGATGCTTTGTCAGATGTTGAGGTTTTACCTGTGGAAGAAATTGAATGTGGTTTCTTCCTAAATATGACGATTCAAGATCGTGCCGGTGTGCTGGCAAACATTACACAAATCTTGTCCAATAATGGCATTAGTATCGAATCCCTCATTCAGCGTGAGCGAGAAGGAAGCGATCTTGTACCTTTGGTCGTCATGACCCATGACGTTAAAGAACGCAATATGAATGCGGCCATTGCAGCCATTGAAGCCTTGCCGGATGTTGCTGGTGTTGTTCAGCGTATTCGTGTCGAAAACTTGGCGTAA
- the thrC gene encoding threonine synthase, giving the protein MKYISTRGKAPALSFGDVLLAGLANDGGLYVPETLPHYSKDEIASWASLSYQELAFKVMWPFVEGDIPAEEFKSMIEEAYAGFNHESIAPMVQVGNNEWVLELFRGPTLAFKDFALQLLGRLMDYVLAKRNEKLVIMGATSGDTGSAAIEGCRHSEHLSIFILHPYQRVSEVQRRQMTTVIDDNVFNVAVKGNFDDCQGMVKSSFADQSFLKGAKLGAVNSINWARIMAQIVYYFSSALAVGGPHRNVSFSVPTGNFGDIFAGYLAKKMGLPVDQLVVATNQNDILHRVIAENDMSRQALNVTLSPSMDIMVSSNFERLLFDAHGRNGAEIDDLMARFNKGDVSLNDQAWSFVKENFDSYKVDDKRTCEVITEVHDSAQYLLDPHTAIGLEAARQCWKDKSVPMITLATAHPVKFPEAVEKAGCDLPNLPEHMKDLFEREESYSVLDNELTQVQSFVAERI; this is encoded by the coding sequence ATGAAATACATTTCAACTCGTGGAAAAGCACCAGCCCTTTCATTTGGTGATGTGCTATTAGCTGGTCTAGCAAATGATGGCGGTTTATATGTGCCAGAGACTTTGCCTCATTACAGTAAAGATGAAATTGCCTCTTGGGCTAGCCTCAGCTATCAGGAATTGGCTTTTAAAGTAATGTGGCCTTTTGTTGAGGGAGACATTCCTGCCGAGGAATTTAAGTCGATGATTGAAGAGGCTTACGCTGGTTTTAATCATGAATCCATTGCGCCTATGGTGCAGGTGGGGAATAACGAATGGGTGTTGGAGCTATTCCGTGGTCCAACCTTAGCCTTTAAAGACTTTGCATTACAGTTGCTAGGCCGCTTGATGGATTATGTATTGGCAAAGCGCAACGAAAAGCTGGTCATTATGGGTGCAACCTCTGGTGATACAGGTTCGGCAGCCATTGAAGGTTGTCGCCATTCAGAGCACTTAAGCATCTTTATCTTGCACCCATATCAGCGAGTATCAGAAGTTCAGCGTCGTCAAATGACGACCGTGATTGATGACAATGTTTTCAATGTGGCGGTTAAAGGGAATTTTGATGATTGTCAGGGGATGGTGAAATCCAGTTTTGCAGATCAATCCTTCTTGAAAGGCGCTAAACTCGGTGCTGTGAACTCCATCAACTGGGCGCGTATTATGGCTCAGATCGTTTACTACTTCTCTTCTGCTTTAGCGGTTGGTGGGCCTCATCGTAATGTCTCGTTTTCGGTCCCAACAGGTAACTTTGGGGACATTTTTGCCGGTTATCTGGCGAAGAAAATGGGCCTGCCAGTAGATCAACTAGTGGTCGCCACTAACCAAAATGATATTTTGCACCGTGTGATTGCCGAAAACGACATGAGTCGCCAAGCCTTGAATGTAACCTTGTCCCCTAGTATGGATATCATGGTTTCTAGTAATTTCGAGCGTTTGTTGTTTGATGCTCATGGACGTAATGGGGCTGAAATTGATGATCTAATGGCGCGTTTTAACAAAGGTGATGTGTCATTGAATGATCAAGCATGGTCTTTCGTGAAAGAGAATTTTGACAGTTATAAAGTGGACGATAAGCGAACTTGTGAGGTGATTACTGAGGTGCATGATAGTGCGCAATACTTGCTTGATCCTCATACAGCAATCGGACTTGAAGCGGCGCGTCAATGTTGGAAAGACAAGTCTGTTCCTATGATCACCTTGGCAACAGCGCATCCGGTGAAATTCCCAGAAGCCGTGGAAAAAGCAGGTTGTGACCTACCAAACTTGCCTGAGCACATGAAAGATTTGTTTGAACGTGAAGAGTCTTATTCGGTGTTAGACAATGAACTGACACAAGTGCAGTCTTTTGTTGCTGAGCGTATTTAA
- the folD gene encoding bifunctional methylenetetrahydrofolate dehydrogenase/methenyltetrahydrofolate cyclohydrolase FolD, whose translation MTSLVLDGKLCAKETETRLQAQVAELKERTGGTPILATILVGADPASATYVKMKGNACRRVGMDSMAIELTETTTTEQLLSKINELNDNPDVHGILLQHPVPEQIDERLCFDAIAAHKDVDGVTCLGFGRMAMQEPAYGAATPAGIMRLLAEYDVNLEGKHVVVVGRSPILGKPMAMMMLNANATVTICHSRTQNLADFVKQADVIVGAVGKPEFIKAEWIKDGAVVVDAGYHPGGVGDIELGPLTDRVSAYTPVPGGVGPMTINTLILQTLESGLKQLA comes from the coding sequence ATGACATCATTGGTTCTTGATGGCAAATTATGCGCCAAAGAAACCGAAACTCGCTTACAAGCTCAAGTGGCGGAGCTTAAAGAGCGTACTGGCGGCACCCCGATTTTGGCAACTATTCTTGTCGGTGCCGATCCTGCGTCAGCGACGTATGTAAAAATGAAAGGCAACGCTTGTCGTCGTGTTGGTATGGACTCAATGGCCATTGAACTTACTGAAACCACAACCACTGAGCAGCTGCTAAGCAAGATTAATGAATTGAATGATAATCCTGATGTGCACGGTATTTTGTTGCAACATCCGGTACCAGAACAAATTGATGAGCGTCTGTGTTTTGATGCGATTGCGGCACACAAAGACGTTGATGGTGTGACTTGTCTTGGTTTTGGTCGTATGGCGATGCAAGAGCCTGCTTATGGGGCTGCCACGCCAGCTGGCATTATGCGTCTTTTGGCTGAATACGATGTGAACTTAGAAGGTAAACATGTGGTCGTGGTTGGTCGCAGTCCCATTTTAGGTAAGCCTATGGCCATGATGATGTTGAATGCCAATGCAACGGTGACCATTTGTCACTCACGCACACAGAACCTTGCTGATTTCGTGAAGCAAGCAGACGTGATTGTAGGCGCGGTTGGTAAGCCAGAATTCATTAAAGCAGAATGGATTAAAGACGGTGCCGTTGTTGTTGATGCGGGTTATCACCCTGGCGGAGTCGGTGATATTGAGCTTGGCCCTCTTACGGACCGAGTATCTGCCTATACGCCTGTACCTGGTGGTGTGGGCCCAATGACAATTAACACGCTTATTTTACAAACGTTAGAGTCTGGTTTGAAACAACTGGCCTAA